ATTAATCAGTCTGTCAATGTGTCAGATTATCTATATTGGAAGAGTCAAGTTGAAGCTCATCCTGAAATCCAATCTTTAGTTAAAAAGTTGGAGGCTAAGAAGGAACTGTTCGACGAAACGCAGCGTTTTGGGCACTTCCACCCTGATTTCCATGCTGCTAAAGAGAATGTGCAACTTGTTGAAGCTGAGCTCGAGTCTTATCAAGAAGTGGTTAACTTCAAGTTAGCGGAGAAGAAGTTGGATGATTTGTTGCATCAGATGTCAGAGACGATTGCCTTCTCTGTTTCAGATACGATTAAAGTACCTAGTAATGATCCTGCACCTAAAGGATGCGGTAGTGGGGGCGGCTGCTCTTGCGGTTAATTGGTTAGTTAGAGAAAGAGGGGGGTTAATAACATGTTCGCGGAACGTACTGGTTACATCATATGGGTGAACGATTTGAAGGCAGCACGGAATCTGGAGAAATACGGAACCGTTCATTATATATCCAAAAGAATGCATTATGTGGTGATGTACGTGAATGCTGATAGAGCAGAGGAAATTTCCAAAAATATACGTAGGCTTTCTTATGTTCGCAAGATTGAACGCTCTTATCGCAATGAAATTCAGACTGAATATAGCAGTGATATTCCAGATAAAACAAGCTATTATGGTCTCTAGATTCTCTTAAGTAGTAGCAGAGAAGAAGGCGTAGAACCCCCTTTATGATTCATAATGATGCGGTCCCTAAGGACCGCTTTTTTTGTATAGTTGTTCTAGAAAATAAAAGTTTAGTACACAATTATATACATAGGGACGTAGTTATTAGATAATTCTATTTAACTATCTATATATTGCAGCGATAGAGAGCGTAAAATATTTTGTGTAAATAGAAAAAGGAAGACCTTTTCTTGTAGAATTGAG
The nucleotide sequence above comes from Paenibacillus sp. IHBB 10380. Encoded proteins:
- a CDS encoding YlbF family regulator; protein product: MDVLELQTVNMAEVLMYAYELGDMINQSVNVSDYLYWKSQVEAHPEIQSLVKKLEAKKELFDETQRFGHFHPDFHAAKENVQLVEAELESYQEVVNFKLAEKKLDDLLHQMSETIAFSVSDTIKVPSNDPAPKGCGSGGGCSCG
- a CDS encoding YlbG family protein; amino-acid sequence: MFAERTGYIIWVNDLKAARNLEKYGTVHYISKRMHYVVMYVNADRAEEISKNIRRLSYVRKIERSYRNEIQTEYSSDIPDKTSYYGL